A segment of the Candidatus Delongbacteria bacterium genome:
CTTGAAATGGCCAAATCGAACCTGTTCGAGACCGCAACGCATTGAGTCGCCGCAGGGCCCGGTGCCCGGAGGCTCCCCCACGGAGAAACAATGGACGCGAAGTACATCAACCCATTCATCAATGGTGCCACCAACGCTCTGGAGACCATGGCGGGGCTTGAACTGGAGCGCAAGACGCCCTATCTCAAGCAGGAAAATCAGACTCAGGGCGATGTCTCGGGCATCATCGGCTTTGCCGGCGAGAGCGTGCACGGAGCCGTGGCGATGAGCTTTCCCCAGCCTCTGGCGCTCAAGATCTACAAGCAGATGATGGGGGAGTCGGTCTTCAGGATCACGCAGGATGTGGAAGACTGCATCGGTGAACTGGCCAACATGGTCGCCGGTGGCGCCAAGACCGAATTCGCCGAAATGGGACTCTCGTTTCACATTTCGATTCCAACGGTGGTCGTGGGCCAGGGGCACACACTGGTGCAGCGGATAGACTCGCCCGTGATGGTGATTCCCTTTGGCGTGGGCAAAAGTCGCTTCCTGATGGAAGTCACAATGAAGCTGGGCAAAAATGTCTGACATGAACCTCGATACCCAGGAGACCGAGGTCTCCACGAGCCGGAACCAGCAGTTCTGCACATTCTTCCTGGGAGAGTTCTTCTTTGGTGTGAATGTGACACAGGTCCAGGAAGTCCTGCGCTGGCAGCCCATGACCGGGGTGCCACTCTCGGGCAGTTCGATCCAGGGGCTGATCAACCTCAGGGGGCAATTGGTCACGGCCGTGGATCTGCGGCAACGGCTGGAGATGCCTCCCTTCGAAGACGGTCATCAGCCGATGAACGTGGTGATCCAGCGGGATGATGGCATGGTCAGCCTGCTGGTGGACGAGATCTGCGACGTGGTGGAAGTGCACCAGGACAGTTTCGAGCGGGTTCCCGAGACCGTGCGCGGGGTGGCTCGTGAGCTGGTGCTTGGAGCCTACAAGCTCGAAAGCTCGCTGCTGCTGATTCTGGATGTGGAGCGGATCCTGGCCTTCGAAGCTGCGTGATCCGGGCGACAGTCATTGACAGGGGCGATTCCAGTCTGGAATCGCCCCTTTTTGCATCAGGAATCTTTCAGTCCTTCCTGTCGGAGCGACCCCGGGTACTCCATCCGCCCCTTCATGAAGTCGATATGAAGACATGCGCGATTCCCATCGTGCAAGCGAACGGTCAACGCCCACGGATCAGGGGAAATCATCCTCATGCATGCCTTCGTAATCGATGATTCCAGCGCAATCCGCAAGATTCTGCGCCAATATCTGCAATCGATGGAGATCGAGGTCACCGAGGCTCAGGACGGCCAGGACGCACTGGACAAGCTCAATGAGCGCGGATCCGCCGACCTGTTTCTGGTGGATTGGGAAATGCCCGTCATGACGGGCATCGAGTTCGTGCGAGCCGTGCGTTCCGAAGCGCGCTGGCAGGACATCCCGATCATGATGGTGACCTCACTCAACGAGCTGGAACGCGTGATCGAGG
Coding sequences within it:
- a CDS encoding chemotaxis protein CheX, producing the protein MDAKYINPFINGATNALETMAGLELERKTPYLKQENQTQGDVSGIIGFAGESVHGAVAMSFPQPLALKIYKQMMGESVFRITQDVEDCIGELANMVAGGAKTEFAEMGLSFHISIPTVVVGQGHTLVQRIDSPVMVIPFGVGKSRFLMEVTMKLGKNV
- a CDS encoding chemotaxis protein CheW — its product is MNLDTQETEVSTSRNQQFCTFFLGEFFFGVNVTQVQEVLRWQPMTGVPLSGSSIQGLINLRGQLVTAVDLRQRLEMPPFEDGHQPMNVVIQRDDGMVSLLVDEICDVVEVHQDSFERVPETVRGVARELVLGAYKLESSLLLILDVERILAFEAA
- a CDS encoding response regulator produces the protein MHAFVIDDSSAIRKILRQYLQSMEIEVTEAQDGQDALDKLNERGSADLFLVDWEMPVMTGIEFVRAVRSEARWQDIPIMMVTSLNELERVIEALEAGANEYVMKPCTQQALQEKLALIGIQADSN